One genomic window of Chrysiogenia bacterium includes the following:
- a CDS encoding SRPBCC family protein, whose protein sequence is MRPRVSFIALLLACLAVTACSTHRLPKDMSEAKLKEIREKLATGDTLLSFAPVEGTDLKHAQVFGVVDAPIDRVWKVVTDYDNYDDFMTLVEESRVKWTRGNVAKFEMIFGLTGVPQPRYNITVAMVHYPEKYRIEWVYIEGDIVDTFGSWTLKPFGENRTEVIYSMFMDLSGTLVGPFAQLGSGMALPAAIDAVRDQVEEERYDTLELPEYARPEKRAPSLIDREFAAFD, encoded by the coding sequence ATGCGCCCGCGTGTTTCATTTATTGCCCTGCTGCTCGCCTGCCTTGCAGTCACGGCGTGTTCAACGCACCGCCTGCCCAAGGACATGAGCGAGGCCAAGCTCAAGGAAATCCGCGAGAAGCTTGCCACCGGCGACACTTTGCTGAGTTTCGCCCCCGTGGAGGGGACCGACCTCAAGCACGCGCAGGTCTTCGGCGTGGTGGACGCGCCCATCGACCGCGTCTGGAAGGTCGTTACCGATTACGACAACTACGACGACTTCATGACACTCGTCGAGGAGTCGCGCGTGAAGTGGACCCGCGGCAACGTGGCCAAGTTCGAGATGATCTTCGGCCTGACCGGCGTTCCCCAGCCGCGCTACAACATCACCGTGGCGATGGTGCACTACCCGGAGAAATACCGCATCGAGTGGGTCTACATCGAGGGCGACATCGTCGACACCTTCGGCTCGTGGACGCTCAAGCCCTTCGGCGAAAACCGCACCGAGGTGATCTACTCCATGTTCATGGATCTCTCGGGCACCCTCGTCGGCCCCTTTGCCCAGCTCGGCTCGGGCATGGCGCTGCCGGCGGCCATCGACGCCGTCCGCGACCAGGTCGAGGAAGAGCGCTACGACACCCTGGAGCTGCCCGAATACGCCCGGCCCGAAAAGCGCGCGCCGAGCCTCATCGACCGGGAATTTGCGGCCTTCGACTAG
- a CDS encoding GNAT family N-acetyltransferase: protein MGKVRAAQAQDAAAIGEILREIHWVPFLAEASPGQINARVVEGLARCGEGGSHTTLVYEDEDAGVVGYVNVHWLPYLMLEGPEGFVSELFVLAAHRGEGIGNALLDEVERIARGKGAFRLGLLNGRESEAYARRFYDKAGWTEREQLANFVLPLVGE from the coding sequence ATGGGCAAGGTTCGAGCCGCACAGGCGCAGGATGCGGCCGCCATCGGGGAAATCCTGCGGGAGATCCACTGGGTGCCGTTTCTCGCAGAGGCATCCCCAGGGCAGATCAACGCCCGCGTAGTCGAGGGGCTCGCCCGCTGCGGCGAGGGCGGGAGCCACACCACCCTGGTCTACGAGGATGAAGATGCGGGGGTCGTGGGCTACGTGAACGTCCACTGGCTGCCTTACCTGATGCTCGAAGGGCCCGAGGGCTTTGTCTCCGAGCTCTTCGTGCTGGCCGCTCACCGGGGCGAGGGGATCGGCAACGCCCTGCTGGACGAGGTCGAACGCATCGCTCGCGGCAAGGGCGCCTTCCGGTTGGGGCTGCTCAACGGGCGCGAGAGCGAGGCCTACGCGCGGCGCTTCTACGACAAGGCGGGCTGGACCGAGCGCGAGCAGCTCGCCAATTTCGTCCTCCCGCTCGTTGGGGAGTGA